From the genome of Nicotiana tabacum cultivar K326 chromosome 2, ASM71507v2, whole genome shotgun sequence:
ACAAAAAAGACCCCTTTGACATAATTCAACAATAATCTTAAATAGTACTTTTCACGTTCTATATGATTAGCTCCATTATTCAGGAAAagaagataataaataaaatttaccAAAAGATATAAGAAAATCTTTTGGTAAAATGTTAAATTCCTTTTAAGTAGCAATTTGaccatttctttcctttttgccCATGTCTTCAACTGAGGATTCcagacataatactacacgttaggaatctttcatgattacctttaggaattttgaagtacttaagcgctattaagaaagttgatgtgtgttaattatattattttatgtacagacaaggactattaatatgatggatatcaattgaatatgataataagtgtactaggcatattataagtgatgtggggtctaaggatagccctaagtccaagtcaagttgggaATTACATAATAGattaaagttccaaatgagtacgcacatgAACTAACTTTCGATGAgcatatctatctatatatatatatatatatatatatatatatatatatatatatatatatatattataaaagtacgaataataatattaatagacCAAAATAGCCATAAAatattaaacagaagaactcatagggaaaggacataactgtaattacctatttttggactacaatactttctatgttaatttttttaatatttaagattttaaaattagtaaaattttatctattacattcttattaaaaatatgtaggaggTGTAATAAAACTAAGAATCCTCTGTATTGGCAATACATTCTCACTCCATAATGTCATATACCAAGAAAAGATAAAAGTAATGTTAAATTGACCGCATAAaaaattgaaattgagaaaaaaaatatccccacaatatattttaatattatatttgaacttttgtccaactcaaataatattttttcttatcaatttttcgtgtaatattgaaaaatataccaattattaaacaacaactaataaaatatttaagaatataaagtgagaaagagaaataaaaatggttggtaagagtcaatagcACTAATGGTTCTGCAAATATAAAGAtttaaaagtgaaatgtcatatcgatctttttactatttgaaaataaaatttatggtggataaaattatagttaagattaaatattcaaaacaggagatgaactaatattaagaatctaatcaacataaaaaaatattttttatattaagaccaaataattaaatctttcaattaattatttagcaagagaatccaattcaattatttttaaattcatcatatgagtaaaattagtattcaagttaaaaaagatcttagggtacataaatttattccataaaaagagcgttagagATTAAAAAAACTAGGtcacaaagtaaaaaaaaaggttAGTATAGTATTAAGAATCAAATAGTCATACAAGTGTCTAAGAAAGCACAACCAAAGCTAAATTTTgaacaagaacaagctttcaagactatattataaagagtcgactctaGTATAGCGGGGTTATCCTTTGTAGATGCCTTCGGCGGAATTGAAATAATTTTTCTATGTcgtgcattacttgcaaatatcatatcaagaggcatgatattgttagcaataataacaagtgatgtaccaacaacgattttattatgAGGTCACTCACTTTAAAtatgatatacctcttcaaacaactgaaataaccatcacaaatataacAAAGCAGATCAGTGCTgctaaatttaaaaaatatatacataaaatatctaattttacgGAGAGACCATGGATTCACATGCCCCAtaatctcccatataaagctgcGCCTGCCACTAATACTTGCATGATGTTAGATTGTTTGTATCATACCCTTGAGATGCGGCCATTTTTCGGACACTGCATGAACTCAGGATACCTTGTATACCGGACTGCCACACATATAATtattcatgtgatttgatatgaaCATGTTTCTAAATTTTGTAAAAACGAACAAAAAGGAACTCTTGGGGCCAACAAAAGAAAAAACCAGAAAAGAGAGGACTTGTTAGCAAATAACGAAGCTGATTTTGATCCTCACTTAGCTGTTACTATCAGGTTGTATTTAACTCAATTCAGTAAGTCCATTTTGTCTCCATCTCCGACGATATCGCCTTTTTCCGACGATCGGCGATTGAAGGCATGGATTCCGAAGCTGATTTTGATCCCCCTCCGTCTTTTGATAACGTGGTACATTTTCTACATGTCTCATGTTTTTTCCCCtaaatttctttcatttttgttttatttgtcaCCAGATCTACTTTTATACGTATGAATTTGTTATTTTTGATGTGTGATCTGTCACCTTTGTTAGTTAGATAtcattaatttcattatttttttctaaaCGGAGGTGTTATGCTTCGAGTGTTTTTAATTTGGTGAAATTTTGTGATGCGAATATGTAATCAGTAATTGTTAATGTCGGAATTGGTGAGGAATTTAGAGAACTGTAGATTtattcatttggatatttattgaTATGTATGAATTTTTGTTTTCCAGATGTGATTTGTCACTTATGTTAGCTAGATATATCATTTATTCCCTGTTTATTTGGAGATGAAAGTGTTGTGTGGTTCAAGTTTATGTTAAATTTGTTTTGTGATAAGAATATGTAAACAGTATTGTTAAAATTTTGGCGTTGGTAATATGGAATGGGTAATATGGAATGTAGAGAGCCGTAGATTTATGTATTTGGATCTGCGAGGTTGTGTTGAAGTGCCACTTTTCTGTTTTGGACTGAGGTTTATTGCAGGAGAATTTGCTCTGTATTTTAATTGTCCTATTTCTTTCCAATACAAAACCAAAAGTGTTTGAGATGATTTTAATGGAGTAACGTGGTCAGTGAGGTTCTTCCTTGTTTTTCTCAGATCAGCTTCTGTTTATGTTTAGCCACCAAAACAGCTGCAAAGCCCAATTGGCAATTGATTCAGCTGCAAAACATGTCTAACTACTAAACCCCAGAATTTGTTAAATAATTAATGAGTTTCTCATTTCTGAGTTACTCTCTTTAAACTATTTCCATTACCTTCTATTCCAACTTCCAAGATGAAGCAGATCTGGTCTTGTAAAATTTTACTCTTCGAAGACCTCCACGATTGGCTTATGTATTGATATGCTGGTGTCCCAATCTTTATTCTTTTGACAACTTCGTGATCATGTTTTTCTGTTTTATTGTTGTTTCCCAAAGAATCAATATACAATATGTTGGGCTCATTTATCTGAAATATATGCAAGTAAAATTAGTGTCTCCTTATAAAGATGTGAAGTTTTCTTTTGAAGTTGGAGCTAGTCAATGTGTTACCCATGGATGGTAGAAGAATATTTTGTGGCCTTTTAATTCTTTTCTGTATCTATAGGAACTCTCTGTCTTTTCCTAATCACAGACGTGGGTTTAGACACAAATTTACTCTTGTTCTCTGTTGAAGCAGAAGAATATGGCCAAGGATGTTGAAGTGAAAGGATTCAACCCAGGATTAATTGTCTTAACTGTTGTTGGCGGACTCGTGTTGGCATTCCTTATAGGGAACTATGTGCTTTACATGTATGCACAAAAAACCCTTCCTCCAAAGAAAAAGAAGCCAGTCtccaagaagaagatgaagagggAAAGACTGAAGCAAGGTGTTTCTGCACCCGGAGAATAGATATAAGACACATCGGGGTTATACCCCTTGTTCATCTGAGAAGACTATGCTAGTTCATATCCAACGGCAGTGTCAAATAGATGGTTGGACTTGTTAATGTTACGGATTTTCCATCATCATAGTTAGAACTTAACTTTAGTATATGCTTCTATTTTTATGTTAGCTGACTGGGAAGTTGTTTTCTTGCGAGTTACTGAATTATCTATCTTCTTCCAGTAGAACTagtcttccttttctttttccctgtTTGGTGATATCAGAATTTCTAGGTAGGTTTAACGCTTTACTACTTCTTTCTTGGGTTGCATAATTGTCAAAGTTGTTGATTTTAGCCCTTGATGGCAGTGGGTAAATATTGCTGGATCTTAACTTACTGTTACTTTTTGAAAATTTATTGTTTTTAGTTACAGTAGATGATTActgggaagaaaaagaaaaaacttgcTGTGTGAATTACCTTGATTTACAACGTGAATGGGCAAATGTTGTTTCCCTTTAGTGTTTGATTTCCATTTCCATTTCTGTTGTCAAATTAGTTGCTTCTGTTTTATGTACATTGTACTACTGCCTTTTGCTCTTAATGATGGTTGGCATTTGGCAAGAGTCATACTTTGGGTAGTCTTATCTAAGTACATTAGTTTCTGCTATGGTTAACTTGATCTCCGAAAAGCTCCTAGCTCTCTACTTTTATTATGTGCTGTTATATTATTTAACCTGAAAAAGTGAAGTTTTGACCAAAATGGTGATGCctatatatttatgatatttcctcTGTTTCAGAAAGATTGACACctttcagatcatatatcgcaaaAGTCTTCCCTTCTTTGTTAAAAGTTTGCGCCAAGTGAAACTATGATAATCTTTTCTAATCGGAGAGAGTATTAAGTTTCACTTCACCCTTTTGTAGTAACCAAAATGGTCCTTCATATAAAAACATAGGTGATCAAGGAGGTTAAACGTAGCAATCATCTCTATGTTATGGCCTACGGACAAGTAAGCCATAGTTGAACTCTTGTTTTCAGCTCTAATTGCCAGAAAGCAATTACTGTATTTGGGAGTTGGGAACAATAAATTCCTAGAGAAGTATGCCACCAAATAAATTCATCATTTTAATGGAACTATGAAAACGTATAAAGTCGCCCACTGTCCTGTGTCGGCAGTCGAAAATATATTGCGTTAAAGACCCTACAAAATTTAGACTAGACATATTGGTCCAAGTACAAATTACATGGATTTAAGACATAATTCAATCAGATTTCTCAACGTCCATTCGGTAGCCATGCCCATGCTATTGTAATTCCCAAGTTCATGCCACGTAGAAAGTTATGCTTACTCAAATTCAACGTCCATTGGGTGCTTAAATATCGTTAACTTTTTTGTTATCCAAACACGATGTTTATATCGAAAATTAAATTAAAGGCAATTGAGCACCAACGACTTGAAATTTTGGATTCGCCACAAGTGGTATGTCAAGTCAAATTCAAGAACAACAAGATAATGATGCGTACCAAGCGACacgaaaataatatattaaatcaTTTATTCAATATGATTACATAAAGATATTGTCCGTGACGATAATGAATTTTTCATGACAGCTGAAATAAATATCAAACTCTCGAGCCCAAATCATCTGTATATGTAAGCAGAAAATTAAATGACTCTTTGAATTTAGCAATATTCTAGGGATTATAACGTTTATTTCCTTAAAATATAGGGTGCAACTATTTGCAGAAATATATACAGCTAATGTGATCCGTCCCTTCCCTGAACAATCGACCCAAACATCACGGGAACTAAGCAATGGACTGCCCTTTTTATAACTTGCTAATTGCTATtgtaaggagataacattatagTGCCCCTGAGCTTTTAGAAGATTTTGCCCTTCCATGCTTCAAACATCACATAAAAAGTAGTTCATTTTAAAATCAATGTGTAGCCTGATGCACAAAGCATGCTGCGTTTACGCAAGATCCGGTAAAGAGCCGAACCCCAAGGGTGTGATGTAGatagcctaccctaatgcaagcattagtggctgttTCCATGGCTCGAACGCGTGACTTATAGGTCACGCGGAGACAACTtaaccgttgctccaaggctcccggGTTTTTGGGATGGACCCCAGGTTTCTTTTTCATAtgccatttattcttgaaaacaTATGAACTGATAAATATTCCACATCTCTTAACTCTATACAGTGCAACACAAAGATTATAGCAG
Proteins encoded in this window:
- the LOC107793461 gene encoding DNA-binding protein S1FA-like — translated: MDSEADFDPPPSFDNVKNMAKDVEVKGFNPGLIVLTVVGGLVLAFLIGNYVLYMYAQKTLPPKKKKPVSKKKMKRERLKQGVSAPGE